The genomic interval TGATTGAGTCTTTTCTTCAATGACTTTTCCTGTAATATCTTCGATAACCAAAGCGATGTCTCGTACAGCATCTTCATTAGGATTGGTTCGCATAACGTTGGTTGAGAAGGAGACAAAAATAGTTAAAAATCCAAGGTAAAAACGATGTGCAATTGACATTTGCAAAGCTTGAGGTATAAAAGACTCCATAACGAAAGTTAAGGTGAAGTTTAAATAAAAGTTATTGCGAAATTATTACTAAAGGTCATATTTTAGTCATTTTTTAGAATATATGTGTAACGATAAACCGATATACTTTGAATAAAATTTAACCTTAGTAAGGAGCGGGTATGTCGTTTAAAGCTAAAGTCATCTTAACTATTTCGGTGCTGATGTTTTTAAGTTTGAGTATTTTTAGTGCAATAAGCTATATGGATACAAAAAAGAACAGTGTTGTTCAGGTTGAAAGTAGTCTAAAAATGGCATCGCGTTCATTAACGGATTATATTGATTTATGGCTTTCATCCAAAAAAAGCGCTGTTGATAGCGTGGCAAGATCGCTCAAAGATGTTGATCTCATGACACCCAATGATCTCATTGAAAAACTTCTAGAAACCGCTAAAATGGTTGGTGCGTATGAAGCTTATCTTGGCTTAGAAGATGGCACTATGACATGGAGTAGCGGTAAAAAACAACCTAAAGAGTATGATCCTCGCGCTAGACCTTGGTATAAACAGGCTAAAGAAACGGGTAAACTTGGAATTACCGATGTTTATGTAGGTTCTACTTCTCAAAAACAGATGATTACGATCATGGCTCCTATTTATAGAGAAAAGAGTTTGATTGGAGTTTTTGGTATCGATATCACCCTTGATGCCCTCACCAAAGCTACTGCTGATGTCAACTTTAGTGGCGGATACGGTGTTCTTCTTGATACCAAAAAAATCATGATAGCTCATCCCAATAAAGAACTTCTCGGCAAAGAGCT from Sulfurospirillum oryzae carries:
- a CDS encoding methyl-accepting chemotaxis protein, yielding MSFKAKVILTISVLMFLSLSIFSAISYMDTKKNSVVQVESSLKMASRSLTDYIDLWLSSKKSAVDSVARSLKDVDLMTPNDLIEKLLETAKMVGAYEAYLGLEDGTMTWSSGKKQPKEYDPRARPWYKQAKETGKLGITDVYVGSTSQKQMITIMAPIYREKSLIGVFGIDITLDALTKATADVNFSGGYGVLLDTKKIMIAHPNKELLGKELSALVPDLAKALEGQKEGLIEYGYNGAGKIFAYKISEQTGWMPAITFDKAVAYSFLDAQVKELMLMGLVMLILSIGVMIVLIKALLRPLDNLNTVVEELSSSEGDLRQRLSATANDEFAQVSRNINKFIEKLHEIVKKSKTISNENASISEELSRTASEVVRNVDTESKIVENTKEEGIALVK